The Thamnophis elegans isolate rThaEle1 chromosome Z, rThaEle1.pri, whole genome shotgun sequence DNA window AGGGAATGGGCCATCTAGTCGGCCATCTAGTTCTCCTGACCAGCATTTCATTGACCAGTTCAGGGAGCAACTGATCCAGCGAACTGTCACAGTGGAACAGGTCTTGGATAAATTGCACGGTTCCATCATAAATGAAGGACAATACCAACAAATCTGCTCACGGGAAACGAATCAGGCGAAAATGCGAGAGCTTTATAAGTTAGTTCCTGGCTGGAACCTCGAGTGCAAAGATCGATTCTACAAAGCATTGAAGGCTATCAACCCATTTCTCATCAAAGACCTAGAAGGGAGATGAAGCAACAAGGAAGATGGAAAATTAAATCATtttgtgcacacacacagacacagatacacacacacacagacacacacacacgtaagcaTGGTTTAGAGAGTTTATTAATgttccccagcaattcccttGACCCAGCCTCAGAACTATCCCAAATAAATACAGCCACAAACAGGCCAAGGTTAATGCACAAGGCAATAGCCAATAGTCCATAATGGAAAGTCACTGCAACAAATAAGTTTGCCAAACAAATTTAAATCCACCAGGCCAAACTGAAATATACTCACAAGAGTTTACTTGGCAAGAGAAGTTCAGAGTCTCCAAAGTCCAGCAGGAAGCACCAGGAAGAAATAGTCACAGCCAGAAACCAAACACATTGTTCCCAGCAATGCCCCTCTCTGCCTGCTGTGATAAATAGCTTTACTGTGCAGCCCtctgcgggggggggaggggggggttctcCCGAATAATGTGGCATATCTCCATTGCTCTTATCTTTTCTCTGCCCTGCGTCCTCTTGGATCCATGGaaggcagctcctcctcctcctccttttcattaactGTCCTCCCCTCTTTCAGCCAGCTGTTCAGAGATATTAATTAACCTAGTTCCTGATATGCCAGGAATGAATTCATCCTTTCTTGAACTGACCTCCCAGGAAGAATATGAGGAGTCATCCAAAAGACCCAGCAgccccagaagaaaaaacaggacgGATTGACTACAGTGTGTAAAGACCACAACAGCCACTCCGacgaggacaaacaggcagaggAGTAGCAGGgatgcatccatgaacaccaattcGCAGTCAGAACACATGATGAAAACTTTAGTTTTGCAACGTATGGACCGATTCAACTATAGTTTCAAATTGGAAATTTTGATCATCTTAGACTAAGCCAAATCCAAAAAccctagagaattcctggaagtctGACACTCTGACAAATTGATCATCAATGGGCAGATGGACATAAACAATACCTACATACTGTGACAAAGAggcaatcaacaagccaaaaaagggaacaaaaagtcCAAAACACTTCTCCACCAGCAAGCAACATCCAGATAAGcatagattaacaccaagattaatatcAGACTTACAATCAAGAAGTAAGCAATACCACAGTCAGGTAattgccaaacaagctaacaacAGTTCAACCAAAAACCTCAAAGATTATTCCAGGACTGACAGAACAAGccactataccagtgatggctaacctttttggcaccgagtgctgaaactggagcatGTGTGCGCGCTGGAGTGTCGGAGCATGGAAAAGAGCAGctagccagtgcacatgcatgtgacagccagctgctcttctggggaccatcacgtgcatgtgtgctggccagttgatctggcatgcatgcccactggccagctgctctcttccaagtTCTGGCATACACATGCATGGTCGGTGTGCATGAAcatgccagaacccggaagagagcagctggccgtgGCAATGTGTGCCAGACCAGCTGTCCAGCGCACATGCGTGGCCGGTGCGGATGCATAgcaaatcagctggccagtgcttgCACCCAACAGCAGCTGATCATGACATGCATGGCCACAGAGTGGGCTCTGCGTGCtacttctggcatgtgtgccataggtttgccaccacggCACTATACTATAAAATGAGACCACACCCTACTCCCCACaagcactgatgatattgcctaattgggcaatgaaacatttcACCCAAACAAACCCATTAACAGAAATAAATTTAAGTGAAGATGCTTGTTATAAGTGGGCCTGTTTGTGATTTGTCATTTTTTAGAATGATTACAATTGTCAGAAAACAATTGTTGAAACAATTATTTGGCATGGAAGACGAGATTTGATTACATGCATTGGAAAATAGCAGcgttaaatgttttaattaatgaatcagtttaaaaaaaaaaaagaattattcacTTTTAACATTCTGATCAACACCCTACTATAGTTATTGTCATAGagttaaaactaaataaaaatgttCAAGAATTGATTTGAATATTATGTCTATCCAGTACTATAAATTTATTTGAGATACTATAAATTTAGCATTTTTGAACATTTCTTGGGTTTCTACTCATCCTActaaagtacaggcagtcctctacttacgaacacaattcagcccaaaatttctattagagacatttgttaagtgaggtttgccccattttacaacctttcttgccacagttgttaagtgaattattgcagttgctAAAGTACTAACAgggtttatagtttatagtttaaagtttatttatatgccgcccttttccctggggggactcagggcggcttacaacttaaaaagggcgggggggggagacaaacttttaacatataagacaaatacataattaaaacacaacattcatactattcgggcgggttgtaatcttaaccccaggcctgacgggatagccaggttctgagggctgtgcggaaggtctggagggtggtgagggtacgaatttccacggggagatcgttccacagggtcggagctgccaccgagaaggctctcctccgcgtagttgccagtcgacattgaccggcagatgggactcggaggaggcctaaccggtgagatctaacaggtcgtgtggaggtaattggcagtaggcggtctctcaagtatccagatccactaccatggagggctttatgggtggtaagtagcaccttgaagcgcatccggagatcgacaggtagccagtgcagctcgcggaggataggtgttatgtgggtgaaacgaggtgcacccacaatcgctcgcgcggccgcattctggactagctgaagtcgtcgaatactcttcaagggcagccccatgtagagcacattgcagtattccagcctagaggtcacaagggcacgagtgactgttgtgagagcctcccggttcaggtgtGGG harbors:
- the LOC116522651 gene encoding apoptosis-associated speck-like protein containing a CARD, giving the protein MPKSMRGCLEETLEDLTEVELRNFKANLHEFPVKQGYDNIPRGRLQKADALDLSDLLVSFYEGYALEVTAAVLRLSHCNPQANKLETLSGIGNGPSSRPSSSPDQHFIDQFREQLIQRTVTVEQVLDKLHGSIINEGQYQQICSRETNQAKMRELYKLVPGWNLECKDRFYKALKAINPFLIKDLEGR